The Methylomusa anaerophila genome has a segment encoding these proteins:
- a CDS encoding MFS transporter — MNQKYVYLLALAHLSCDITSGALPAILPFFVSQYGMDYSSVAGLIFASCFLSSIVQPAFGWLADRKPQTWYMSLGVLLSGVAMGMAGLFRNYWIIFTMITLSGIGNAIFHPEAARMVNEISGNKRATALSIFSVGGNAGFAVGPMIAVASITMFSMKGTAVLCFVGFIMAIILMILVPKMKAKIAQATVSGNIAVEKSTEQEKNGENDWKAFAYLTLLIVCSSIVFAGLRSFIPLYWVDVLGFSEAAAGSALTLLFTLGVVTTFIGGLMADRFGYLKVVRMSYILLAPMIALLSQTTDAVTGYLLMVPIGFAMFSPFSSVVVLGQSYLARSIGFASGVTLGLSFSVGGLVIPLIGWFADHNGLTATMELLTMIAVLAALFSFFLPDPKRREIEDKALQPHG; from the coding sequence TTGAATCAAAAATATGTTTATTTATTGGCATTAGCCCATTTGTCCTGTGATATTACCAGTGGGGCCTTACCAGCTATCTTACCTTTTTTTGTTTCCCAATATGGGATGGATTATAGTTCGGTGGCGGGACTAATATTTGCTTCCTGCTTTTTATCGTCAATCGTTCAACCTGCGTTTGGCTGGCTGGCAGACCGGAAACCGCAAACATGGTATATGTCATTAGGGGTCTTGCTATCGGGAGTAGCCATGGGAATGGCAGGACTATTCAGGAATTACTGGATTATTTTTACAATGATAACGCTTAGTGGCATCGGCAATGCAATTTTTCATCCGGAAGCGGCGCGGATGGTTAACGAAATTTCTGGTAATAAAAGAGCTACAGCATTAAGTATCTTCTCAGTTGGAGGTAATGCCGGTTTTGCTGTTGGCCCGATGATTGCCGTTGCTTCTATTACGATGTTTAGCATGAAAGGTACAGCGGTATTGTGTTTTGTGGGATTTATAATGGCAATAATTTTAATGATTCTTGTTCCGAAAATGAAAGCAAAAATTGCCCAGGCAACCGTTTCAGGAAATATTGCGGTTGAAAAATCAACCGAGCAAGAAAAAAATGGCGAGAACGATTGGAAAGCATTCGCGTATCTGACTTTATTGATTGTGTGTAGTTCCATTGTTTTCGCCGGGTTAAGGAGTTTTATTCCCCTTTATTGGGTAGATGTTTTGGGGTTTTCAGAGGCAGCGGCCGGCTCGGCATTAACGTTGCTCTTTACCCTCGGGGTAGTGACCACATTTATTGGCGGATTGATGGCAGACAGGTTCGGCTATTTAAAAGTTGTTCGGATGAGTTATATACTTTTGGCACCAATGATTGCACTTCTATCGCAGACGACAGATGCGGTAACGGGATATTTACTAATGGTGCCGATCGGGTTTGCCATGTTTTCACCATTTAGCTCGGTCGTTGTTTTGGGTCAAAGTTATTTAGCCCGCAGTATTGGCTTTGCTTCCGGTGTCACGCTGGGGCTTTCATTTAGCGTTGGCGGCCTGGTTATTCCACTGATTGGCTGGTTTGCTGATCATAATGGATTGACGGCTACAATGGAACTTCTGACAATGATTGCAGTCCTTGCCGCCCTATTTTCCTTCTTTTTGCCAGATCCAAAAAGACGCGAAATAGAAGATAAGGCCTTGCAACCGCACGGATAG